The sequence below is a genomic window from Phycodurus eques isolate BA_2022a chromosome 6, UOR_Pequ_1.1, whole genome shotgun sequence.
CTCGCAAACTTCCTGCTGCTGCTCGTTGGACTCTCGGTAAGAACTTTTGCTTTTTCGAATAAATCCTCCACATTTTCGCTTCAGCAGTACCAGCACACACGTCGCTTTAACAACCATCTTGCCTACAATTAAGCTCACTGACCACTACATAGAGGTGTTTAGGTGTTTACTACATTTATCTTCATGAGAGGGACAACGTAAAAAGGGTActcggtttacgacggagtTGCCGTCCTGTTGCGGTGACGTAACCCGAACCTGTACGTAAACTGATATCACTAACTTTCGTTAACACAGTCGTAATTACAGCATCCGCatgaaaacacttttaaaacgtTGTATTTGTGTACAATTGATTTAAAAAGGCCCTTTGTCCcctttaaataaaatcatgcCTCATTGATTTCAGTTGACTGCCTGACTCAGTTGACAGATCCTTAAAGTTAGCAGAtacgccattaaaaaaaacaaccaaaaaaaacatgaacgttTTAACCGAACGAATTGTCTTTCCTCAAGTGAGCGTGCGCGTTGCAATAAATCATCAATAAAAGGTATTTTTGCCTGTGTGTTGACAGCTGGCCGCACCTCCGTCCTTCAGCGTGGACTACCAGAACGACTGCTTCCGCAAGGATGGAGAGAAGTTCCGCTACATCTCGGGCAGCATCCACTACAGCAGGATCCCCAGGGCCTACTGGAAGGACCGGCTGCTTAAGATGTACATGGCGGGCCTGAATGCCGTCCAGACGTACGTGACCTCGTCGTTGACCCCGTGTCCCGCTGTTGCTAGAACGTGGCAGTACAAATGCTGTAAAAATGACACAACCTGTTTCCTTGGTATGGCTGTGCCATTTAAGAGCCACGGTTTTATATTTTGAGAATGAATCCCCTGCAATTCATTTCCCACCGCAGGTATATTCCATGGAACTTCCACGAGGAGTCTCCGGGCATGTACGACTTCAGCGGAGACAGAGATTTGGAACATTTCCTTCAGCTGGCTCAGGATATTGGCCTACTGGTCATTCTTCGACCGGGGCCTTATATTTGTGCCGAGTGGGACATGGTGAAAGAAActccatccgtccatctatCCGTTTCCTACATTGCTTGCTTTTTCTACTACGATACACTCACTggccatttcattaggtacacttatCTCATCAAGCgttataaaaaaagacaatacacTAAACCCTGGCTATTTGCAGATGAGAATTGATGTCCCCACGCCAAAAAAAGGGTTTGTACTTGCATTAAGCTGCCACAAGGTGGCAGCAAATCACCTAAAatggagaggatcataaagcatcaacaccttGCTTCCAGCATATGCACAATTGTGAACCCACGTTACATAAACTATTGttttcagtagttaaattattcaacgcaaacaaaccaccttcacataaggctcatcaatagtattagctagcatactagcTTAAATAACACGCTCGCACAAACTGACGTGACGTCTCACATGGACAAACAAATATGCTCACAAGCACTTTATACAAACTGTATGAAgtcaccttttggcatttacacacgATAATAAATGTTAGGGAATACATACAAATTGTAACAGTAACGTAGACTACATTGGGCGTCAGTAGATGCATTGAGAGAGAAGCAGAAACTTGTACTTTCGCTTTGGGCTGTGCGTGAGGTGCAAGAACTGCACCTATTCTATTCACGTAATGGTGTACCTTATGATGTGGCCAGTGACTAAAAGAGTAATAAATGACCAACGTTCAACATGTGTCCGCCAGGGAGGACTGCCTGCCTGGCTTCTCCAGAAGAAAGACATTGTGCTGCGCTCTTCAGATCCAGGTGAAAATCCGAGCGTCGCagttgtatatacagtggacaaCCGAGTCACGGATTGGCTTTTCAATTttctccatatttttttttcaatgttttttttttcaattttcttccatttgaattttttttaagggggaaCAAACCCCTAAAAAAGTTCCCCCTTGCCctgtgcaattataatggccgacAATTATCTGCGGATTTTCGCCATTTGCGCTTCAGCCCTTTCCCTATCCCCACTGTCCACTGTACATCTAATATATTAGTTTGAATCACATAGCATTAACCACCGCATTATACACCGTTTATTGCAGATTACATAGCAGCAGTGGACAGCTGGATGAGCAAGTTGCTGCCGATGATGAAGCGTTTCCTCTATCAGAATGGCGGCCCTATCATCAGCGTGCAGGTGCTTTGGTGTCTCgttgttgtctgtttctatgacAACTGTAGCATTTCCATAATAACGGATTAACaccgttgttgttgttcaggtgGAGAATGAATACGGCAGCTACTTTGCGTGCGACTACAACTACATGCGTCACCTCTCCAAGCTAATGCGGTCTTACCTTGGCGAGGACGCGGTGCTGTTCACCACCGACGGCGCGTCGCTGGGCTTCCTCAAGTGCGGCGCCATCCAAGGCGTCTACGCCACCGTCGACTTCGGCCCAGGTTGGTCAGCGGCGATAATAAGAGGCCCAAATAATGACTTGATGCTCCCCCCCTTTATTTCAGGTTCCAATGTGTCCGCAGCATTTGCAGTGCAGCGACATGCAGAACCTCATGGACCCTTGGCAAGCCTCTACCTTGTTTTCTCTTTCTTAGTCATATCGGGGAACCTTGTTGTCCTGTGACTCAAGTTAGCATTCTATGGTGGTACCTCGGCTTATGAGCGACCCAACATACTGATTTTCTGCCTTTTGCTGTGAGTAAAGAGTTGAGTTACAACCGCAAGATGGTGGCGTGTACCTTGTTTGGCAGTTATTGAGCAATGCTTCAAAAAAGATGCCATGTGTGCTTGCTTCGAGTTCTTTATTGCCACTTCTGGTTGAAGTTTTCTCTGAAagtaaacatactgtaaaacaaaGTGTATTGAAGCAAAGAAACGGGGAAAGATTTATGATAAGAGTGATTTGAGTTACCTCCTTTTTTGAGAGAGACTCACTGTCTTCCTTCCCGCCTCTGCACCTCCAGGTGAACTCTGAGTACTACACAGGCTGGCTGGACCACTGGGGCTGGCCTCACTCCGCCGTCTCGGCCAAAAAAGTGGCCTTGACCCTCAACGAGATCCTGGCCACGGGTGCAAACGTCAACCTGTGAGTCCTCTTATTTGTGCGAGTCCACATTTTAGACCCAATTCAACATTAGACCAGAACAGACACCACAATTTTATTAGTAGCAAGGCGAGGGATTTGTACTGTAATTTATATGAAAGTGTATCAGGGTAACAAAAGAATATATTAGAATAAAGTAATAGACATAACAATGTTAAAAGGAGATATGAAGTAGAGAgatgaaaacaaagaaacaattggtgaaaaaacaatatttatgaGAAAGTCAAAACTTTAACaaaaatgaagttgtaatattttacttggaaaaaaataatattgcaaGAATTAAGTTCTTACAAATTGGGAAGGGccaatacaactttttttcagaccgagtacaagcgcttacatttgaggaCTTGTCGATACCgattattgattattgattattgACAATGTCGTTCCGTCTTGCAATTgtcatgaaaatgtgtttgcttTTGAATTTTTAAGTCTAAATActcggagaaaaaaaagtgacaacatTAAGTGACTGCAGATGTaatattttgaggggaaaaaaagtttttgttttatgagaaaaacattAGTATAAATGCCTCACTCTCTCAGCAGTCTCAAGTGTTCTGGAGTCCTCGGTAGTCTTGAAAATCCTCTTTTGTCGTGTGACAGGTACATGTTCATTGGGGGGACCAACTTTGGATACTGGAATGGTCAGTGTATTAAAAAAGATGGACTCCAAAAAGATGTTAATAATAACATAGATTTTATGGCAGCTGATCAtgttgaaccccccccccccccccccccctcaggtGCCAATTCGCCTTACGCAACGCAGCCGACCAGTTACGACTACAACGCTCCACTCACTGAGGCCGGAGACCTCACCGAGAAGTACTTTGCAATCCGGGAGGTGATCAAAATGGTATGCGAATTTATCCATTTCATTGCATCGTTCTCCACGTGACACGAAAAGCGACTCGTATCTTTTCTCTCAAACAGTACCGCGAAATACCACAAGGGCTCATACCGCCATCAAGTCCGAAGTTTGCCTACGGTGCTGTCAAAATGCAGCAGGTAGGCACACAAACTCGCAGTCGGAACCTAGCGCTGTATGTGGCAGGTGAACTCCATTCGACTCACATCGCAATAAGCAGCAAGTTTGGGCATGGGGACCACGGATCATGACAATCAGAGGGTAATTGACAGCCATTATAATTacactgaggggaaaaaagaaaacaaactcaaggcaccactgtattctaATCTGTTGAAAACCTTTCTTTAACTTAAATTAACGTTTTTCCTTCTGCCACAGCTGCAAACGGTGTCCGAAGCCTTAGAGACAATCTCCTTCTCTGGTCCAGTGGCGAGCGTGTTCCCTCAGACGTTCACTGACCTCAGCCAGGTAGCTCCTTATGCTTGAACGTGGCTGTCTATATTAATATCAATATGGCCTTCAACTGAAATCACAAAAATCTCATTTTTGGTTttaattgggttttttttcttgacaatgAATGACAATGAAACTATTCAAATCCAATTTCTTCTTCACACGCTTCTGGAATTAAACTTATTTCTACTGATACCAAAACAAtaggttgtttgttgttgttgtcgtcgtccgGTGTCTTTGGCGAAACCGTCCCGCGTACTAATCGGTCGTTCACACGTCTGGTTGCAAAACAGTTcgttggatggatgtttgtgtcGTTGCTTTTGAAGGGCCTCTTTGTCCTGTCCTGTAGGCATTTGGCTATGTGCTGTACAGGACTGAGCTGCCGGTGAATTGCAGCACGCCCACGCCGCTGGCGTCGCCACTGAACGGAGTCCATGACCGAGCGTATGTGTCTGTGGACGGGGTGAGTCCACAATGGATTGCTtcttattataaaataaataaatacattccgCTCCTTGCAGTGTAATTGTCAGTGGGGCCTTCCCGTGCctacttttgtcttcattttagcTGTACAAAATGTTGCTATACAATATGgaattatttgttgtttttgtaggaGTGCCTATTcaattgaacattttgctgtAGAAGTGCAATCGATCAAATATAGAGGTACACTTTTCACAGCTATACTAACTAACTACCGGTCCGATCAATCAAGCCGTACATGTTAATTTGGCCAGTGTCCCAcaatgaaatgttaaatatggGCGTTGTATGGGGCTGGACTGCGACACCCTGATTTATATGACAGAATTGGAACCCTCGGAATAGAACTTTAGAGGTTCCTCTATACTAATGTTAGACTGAAACGTTAGACTTGTAATAAGCAAAACACATGGCCACGTATTCATGCTGACTTTGTTTCAAGGTGGCTGCGGGCGTTCTGGAGAGAAACAAAGTCCTAAGCATTAACGTGACCGGCAAAGCTGGCAGTCAAGTGGACATACTGGTGGAGAACATGGGCCGGATCAACTACGGAAGATATATTAATGACTTCAAGGTTTGTAACTGTTTACTTGAGGCCGGTTGATCCATTAGGCAATACAGTACAGACAAATGCAGAGGGgggtaaatatatatgtataaatgtcGAATGTGGTAATTTGCCAGGATAAAGGTAGGAAACATACAGGTttgggagaaacatatgctgccatccaagcaacgtcttttctAGTCAAGAATCTAGTCAAGTGTGTATCATCACTTGACTAGATTCTTTGCACGTGTTGTCTTTGCGCAGGGCCTCGTGACCAACCTGACGTTGGGCAATGTCGCGCTCAAAGGGTGGACCATGTACAGCCTCAGTATCGACCAAGCGGTCAGCCAGGGCCTCTTCTGGGAGACGAAATCCACGTCGGCCGGCCCCCTCCCTCCCGCCGCCCTCTCACTTCCGGCCTTCTACGTAGGAACTTTCCTCATTCCCGACGCCATCCCCGATCTCCCTCAGGATACCTACATCAGCCTGTCCAAATGGCGCAAGGCACGTTTACTCATATGACTTAAGTTTTCATCTATGTCGACTAGACTACGGCATGTTAATGTTAGTCaagatggtggtacttggagacctatgattttttttgtctttaggtGGTACTCAGTTTGAAACTTATACAGTTAAATCTAACTCTCACGCAATCTGTCTTCTGTTCTCTTCAGGGGCAGGTTTGGATCAACGGTTTCAATTTGGGACGCTACTGGCCGTCGCGAGGTCCCCAGTTGACTCTTTTCGTGCCGGGCAGCATCCTCAGCACCGACGCCCCCAACAACGTGACGGTCCTGGAGCTGGAGGCGACCCCCTGCCTCTCGGGACCGTGCACGGTGGAGTTCACCACCGCTCCCATCCTGAATGCGACGGTGCAGAACGACCGCCGGCAGCGCTGGCCGACGTTTAGAGCCCATTTGCTTTAATGATAAAGGGAAGAGTCTGTTTTGCAAATTTTGCTGAAAACAGTCACTTGATTTGTGACTGATTGCAGAAATAGCTGTGACTTTTAATGATTCAATGTGTCTTCTGGAGAAGTGCTGAAGTACTTTACCacattaatgacattttaaactTTCATCAATGGGTTCATCATTATTTTGCCTAAATAATAGTTTTGAATGCCAAAAACACATCAGGGAATACACACTTTTTACATGTTGTGGTATAattgcctgttttttttatttctgcattTGAATGGATTGACTTTTAATAAAAATGGAAGGATTATACTGCACAatgatttaaatgtttctttatttttggacTACTTAACAACGATGGATACTTCACCTTAAAAGACAGCAATAGTTTTTGTTatgaaaatggaataaatttaAGTGTATgtgccaaaaacaattgttaCAAAAGGTAAGATTTAAGTATAttattgatatactgtatttaaagagCTGAAGTTATAAATTACAGAATCAGGCAAAACTGCCCACGCTTGTTTCATTATATTTGCCTAATTacagcaaaaaatgtttttttttaaaagtatactGGTTCCTCTCAAGAAATTTAAATATTGTGGAAAATCATTTCAACAtactaatttttttattgaactactgaaataaatgatccTTTCTACCTCATTCAAAATTATTGAGACGCACCTGTAGGTGTGCTTTTGGTGTAAGGGCCAGCGCTCGTGTAATACTATTCTGTCCGCACGGTGGCGGTGATATATTTTACACCAGTTGATAGCGTTAAAGTAATAGGCGAAGAAGAAGGAGATgcgtagaagaagaaaaatggccTTTTCTATTTCCACttaaacgaaagaaagaaaccaCGCTTTTGCCAAGGAATGAGGTAGAAACGTTACAAATATATGTTTTATAATGTCAGCTAATGCAAAAAAAGGTTAAGGTTAACGCTAAGTTTTGTGAGATAATAAACGAAATGTTTTAACAGGTATCTGTGATTAGCGTCAGATCAGACGTTAGCACACAGCTGCATTAGTTGAACGACTGtcttaatagtaaaaaaaaaaaatcaaaataaattccCACTACTGAATAAGATTTCTACATACTAGTAGATTACTAGTGAGGAAAAACTGCGCAGTAGTTGACTTCTGCGCACCACTAGTACTAGTCGTGAAGCGCTAGATGATAACTAGTAGAATGTTATAATGCTACAGGTAGTAAGTAGTAAACAGCTGTCAAATAGTGCACGGTTTTGCCTCACTattaacatgtagttgtcctactggtaggtatgtgtgtaaaattacaaagattCATCAGTATTGGTATACAGTCATAAAATACATactaaacaaatatttgtgtatgCTTATTTCTTTCTTCTGTTCTTCCTTTGTTCCTTCCATTGATCCATCCAACCCAACCACCAATCCCGCTTCCCTGCTAGTGTTTTCCACCAGGGAGCAGTTCAACCACTGAGCTGATACCATGGTCGATAACCGCTACGCTACAGCCCTGGTCATCGGCTCCGTGCTGAGCCTGTTGGCCGCCGTGTACCTCTCGGTGGCCGTGGGAACCCAGCACTGGTACCAGTACAGCAGTCCGCCGGGCGCACACGACGGCAGCAACGCCTCTGTGTTGAGAGACGACTCAGTTGACGGAGAGTTTGACGAGAAGACCTCCAGCGAGACCTTGTATCGCCTCAACGGCACCATGGGACTGTGGTGGTGGTGCATCCTGGTGCCCAGCCAGTCCCACTGGTTCAAGGAGCCAGGTAGGAGTCATTAGTCATTAGAAACGTGCTTTATTAGTCCTCTGTCAATGTGAGGTAAAATGACTTAAATAAATTATAGGAGACTTGGATAAGCTTAAAGATGATTTTATATTCTTGCAAGAAACAACCATATAGCAAAACACTTTTAGAgtgacagtacagtacattaattagtgttcagttgcatttaacttttatggacaataaagttgcatttaagtctttagaacttttttttcccaagacaattaggtatttttttttatttgacctatattcaatatttgaattgaatcataatTTTAGTACAGTTTTAATTTCCTATAATTCAGTGCAaggttcatgttcaaactgtgcataatgttacagcagATTACAATAGtactaaatatactttttagcaATGCATTTTAATGAAGACTTGAGACCTACTACGCTATTGTTGATCCAAATCTGCATATCGCTGGCAGCGGTCAAAAGCTCCTATGTCcatatttggtcaatttcatattttttcacagctTGATACTATTGGCTagttattgtttttcaaattattgaccaagTTTTGAAGAAGGCTTGTCATCTTTTATGATGCAATGTTAGTGGTCAACAAACATGCCATTTTATGGGGAGAggttcctgaaaagtgattATTTTGGAGAAAGTTTCTACCCGACGTCAGTGATACATCCTTTGTCATTTACCTGTTAGCCAATATCTGATGGAGATTGTACCGCTCGACTGTTTATTTCCCCCTTTAGATCCGAAATTTAAGAGGCAGTGTGAGCGCTTCACTCTTCCTCAGCAGTTCTTGCCAAAGTACAAACACCCTGGAAACCACAACAGTGACGAGGACCTGCTAAGGACATGTGAGTCTTTTCATTCAGTGTCACTTCTTGTAATATCTGCTCAATCCCTTTTTAGCCGCATTCTCAAGCATCCACTTCAGGCTTGTAAGCCATACATGTGCAAGGATtctagttcatatttttttttttaaatgtgacccCTGTATCTGACTTTCAGTGCTAACTGTTAGCGCAATTATTTCAAACTGTAGATTCTGTTGTGGAGTTATCAGAATCAAGGAATAATTTCTTGAGGACCTCGATTGGTCTTtggtggtactacactgaaccACTATATCGTGGGGGGTTCATAGTTATAATACAGTTCCCATTCCAGagtcatcttttatttttatttttatttttttttacatgttctTGCAGACTTGTGGAGGTGCCAGTTTCTCCTGCCTCTGGTGTCTCTGGCCTTGGTGTTCCTCAGCGGCCTCGTCGGCGTTTGCGCTTGCCTCTGCCGCAGCTTCAAGCCCACCCTGGTCGTGGGTGTGCTACATCTTCTCGCAGGTAAGAACGCTGCCGCCAGGATACACGGTGAAGTCACTGAAAGCGGACATTTTGATTCCGTTTATCTCTCGAATAAGTTTTATTTGTcaggatgatttattttttttttctccccggCTTCCGTGGTTCAAAGCACATCACTGCCGATGTGTGCTGCTTTCACTAACACCATGGTTGAAAGAGGTGCTATTTTACAGTAAGTACTGTTGCCAATTTAGCAATTTGGTTGCTGTATTTTGGTGACTAAttgctgtttaaaaaataaaaaaaaaattgtgagttTCATTACCACTAAGAAATAGACAACATGGGTATtgaaatttttttacattgtcttGCATATGATAAGAAAGGAGCCCGGTGGAACGCCATCGCCTTTAACACTGCCGAAGATATGGTGCTCACTTATACGTTATAAGTACGCTAATTCATAGATCCGAGGTATGTGCTTCAAGTcagcaaatattttgcaaagaTTGCCTTGCCTCACAACACTACACGAGAAGAGAGTGCGAGAGCTGACAACAACAATATGGACCAGCCGAGCCATGCGGTTTCACCGCTCATTTTATGACGTTAAATTGTTGACCATTTCAAACTCCAATTTATTAAAGATAGTGTTTACATATATGTTTTGATTCGAGGGACA
It includes:
- the glb1 gene encoding beta-galactosidase, translated to MSLLGLANFLLLLVGLSLAAPPSFSVDYQNDCFRKDGEKFRYISGSIHYSRIPRAYWKDRLLKMYMAGLNAVQTYIPWNFHEESPGMYDFSGDRDLEHFLQLAQDIGLLVILRPGPYICAEWDMGGLPAWLLQKKDIVLRSSDPDYIAAVDSWMSKLLPMMKRFLYQNGGPIISVQVENEYGSYFACDYNYMRHLSKLMRSYLGEDAVLFTTDGASLGFLKCGAIQGVYATVDFGPGSNVSAAFAVQRHAEPHGPLVNSEYYTGWLDHWGWPHSAVSAKKVALTLNEILATGANVNLYMFIGGTNFGYWNGANSPYATQPTSYDYNAPLTEAGDLTEKYFAIREVIKMYREIPQGLIPPSSPKFAYGAVKMQQLQTVSEALETISFSGPVASVFPQTFTDLSQAFGYVLYRTELPVNCSTPTPLASPLNGVHDRAYVSVDGVAAGVLERNKVLSINVTGKAGSQVDILVENMGRINYGRYINDFKGLVTNLTLGNVALKGWTMYSLSIDQAVSQGLFWETKSTSAGPLPPAALSLPAFYVGTFLIPDAIPDLPQDTYISLSKWRKGQVWINGFNLGRYWPSRGPQLTLFVPGSILSTDAPNNVTVLELEATPCLSGPCTVEFTTAPILNATVQNDRRQRWPTFRAHLL
- the cldnd1b gene encoding claudin domain-containing protein 1b isoform X1, which gives rise to MVDNRYATALVIGSVLSLLAAVYLSVAVGTQHWYQYSSPPGAHDGSNASVLRDDSVDGEFDEKTSSETLYRLNGTMGLWWWCILVPSQSHWFKEPDPKFKRQCERFTLPQQFLPKYKHPGNHNSDEDLLRTYLWRCQFLLPLVSLALVFLSGLVGVCACLCRSFKPTLVVGVLHLLAAHHCRCVLLSLTPWLKEVLFYTLCSLGSVCCFLAGVDLLHQYARPPEGVESSLGWSLYLALISFPLQMMASALFLWAARSHRKNYTRMIAYRVA
- the cldnd1b gene encoding claudin domain-containing protein 1b isoform X3 produces the protein MVDNRYATALVIGSVLSLLAAVYLSVAVGTQHWYQYSSPPGAHDGSNASVLRDDSVDGEFDEKTSSETLYRLNGTMGLWWWCILVPSQSHWFKEPDPKFKRQCERFTLPQQFLPKYKHPGNHNSDEDLLRTYLWRCQFLLPLVSLALVFLSGLVGVCACLCRSFKPTLVVGVLHLLAEPVVAKMESGTTTAFQLFLDFDPQ
- the cldnd1b gene encoding claudin domain-containing protein 1b isoform X2 gives rise to the protein MVDNRYATALVIGSVLSLLAAVYLSVAVGTQHWYQYSSPPGAHDGSNASVLRDDSVDGEFDEKTSSETLYRLNGTMGLWWWCILVPSQSHWFKEPDPKFKRQCERFTLPQQFLPKYKHPGNHNSDEDLLRTYLWRCQFLLPLVSLALVFLSGLVGVCACLCRSFKPTLVVGVLHLLAALCSLGSVCCFLAGVDLLHQYARPPEGVESSLGWSLYLALISFPLQMMASALFLWAARSHRKNYTRMIAYRVA